The Leptodactylus fuscus isolate aLepFus1 chromosome 5, aLepFus1.hap2, whole genome shotgun sequence genome segment AAAAAAATGTTCATTTACAAAAGACCTTGATGTTTCGTTAACAGAGCTGGGAATGTATGGAATACAGTCATTTATTGAACCTCAGGGGTCAAGCAAAGGGGTAACAAGTGATGCTTCAAAAAAGGCCTAATATAATTTCAACATCTATGACAATGTATagaattattttttctttatccaTCATCGTCTCCTCATATATTCATATAAGACAATACACGCATAGTCTAACTTCCTAGCCAGTAACCTTAGAAATCCACATTTGTGTATTTCCTGAACCAATTAAGAATGTAGAATTGTCATTAAATATTTGTTTATATGTCATTCTTTACATCTTTGGCATATTCCCGGAGAACCCTTTTTAAGATAATAGGAGCATGGTGCGAACCTAACAAGATTCATCTTGCGAAAGTTCACGAATTACGAGATTTGTTCGACAGTTTTGTTTCGGGAGTCATTGGTCGTGTGAGGCACTATGACATCATGAAACTGAGATCCAAGCATCAAGGGCCACCTAAACTAATGGAGAACCATATAACATTACATGATCTCCAATAACtatattgtaaggattggagtcagggtcaggcagtgcaaagtgacacagctgggaaagcaacactgtgcaactaatgacaaaaggggtcgcaggccctgcagctataactatgctgtaatatctgagatgaggcagaccaatgcacttcctaattgaagtgcgcctaccacggctccttacgcttctatcctggcggctaggataaggggagaggagaccctgaaagtcctagggactggagtcacggggtcacacctaaacagaaagcacagtgtaactgcaatgcaaaacaaaagactaaacagcatggaaccagggaggaccacaagtcccagcaagacacagaagagaaggcgaggtcagatgagcaagaggtcgagccaggagatataataaaggtaccaaatcaaaagacaagggatagtcaaaaatacaagccgggtaaataaaccaagaaaacagaccgaatacaaacagacagggaatcagactgagcaggggaaccaggaaccacaaagtgaatggctggcaaggatccatgcctgggtggggtttaaatagcagcagagaacacacctgatggctaacagcatggagactgagagcaaggaaaagattaacccttaatgacctaagcacacccaatagaactcctaacacgtctcccagggagacgccgcgcagcaaggagaccgcggcgactccgtatcctgacatataTTAATTAATAATTTGAGAAATTCTCAAAACCTTTAAGACTTCTCGGTTCCTCAGGCTATAGACTAGAGGGTTTAAGGCTGGGACTACTCCAACATATAACAATGAAAGACTCATGTCCAGTTCTGAGGAATCTTTAGAGTCAGGTTTCAGGTAAAGACTTAGTGAAGTCCCACAGAAGAGGAAGACAACTGTAAGGTGAGAGGAACAACTGGAGAAGACCTTCAGTCTTGTGGCCGATGTCTTCAATTTCACGATGGTGGAAATGATAAAAGCATAGGAAGTCAAAATCATGGCAAATGGTAAAAACCCAATGATACCTTCCTCTATCCACATCATTTTGTTCACAAGTGTGATATCACTGCAGGAAATCTTTATCAAGGCTTTGATATCGCAAAAGAAATGGCTGATAAGTTTCGTATCACAAAATGTTAAATGAGATATTAAGATGACATAAAGCGATGAGTTCAAGAAACTGACTATCCAGGAGAGAAGGGCAAGTGTCACGTAGACTCTCTTATTCATAATGATGGAATATCTCAAGGGGATACAAATAGCGACATATCGGTCATAAGCCATAAAAGCCAAAAGGAAAAACTCAGATTCTGCACAAGCTGCAAATGCAAACATCTGTGTGAGACATTCTAGGAAGGAGATTTGGGTTTCTCCAGTGACTTGAATGACCAGGAGCTTTGGAAGGACATTGGAGACAGAAGCTAAATCCTGGATAGACAAGTTACATAGGAAGAAGTACATCAGAGTATGCAAGTGGGAAGACAAacatacaactactataataataaggTTTCCCAGGACAGACAGGAGATACATCAGGAAAATACCCAGGATAAGAACAATAGAAGAACTATGAGGTCCGGAGAAGGTTTGCAATGTAAAATCTCCATAAAATGTTTCATTTCCAAGCATTTTAGTAATATGATATGCAAATcatatgtatgactatgtactatgCAAAGAATACACAGATATAATGGGGAGAATTGATCATAAGAAAACTTTTTAAAGTCAGTTTTTCTGCGTTACATTGCTGTAACTTACACCAAATTTATGAAATGTTGCTTGTTGTTTGATAAATTTAACGTATATTTCATTCTAACACTTCTGAGATATTAGTCCTCTTTCTAAGTGTAATAAAAGTGACAGGTTTTGTAGCTTGGTAAATGTAGTGTTTATACATGTAGACAGGCTAACTAGGCCCAATTTCCTATCCATATTTCGAAACTGGAGCAGTGTAAAAATGCAAATACTCTTATTCCAATCACATCTCAGGACCGCCTTATACATGTCAGATCTTTCAACTTATTAAGAAAACTTTCTCTGTGGTTTATTTCTTTTCCCACTGAGTAATTGACTTTGAATGACCtttaaagaagaagaaaagtcgaaataataataataatggtgtgggatagccttaaggatatatctggacacaaacaaaagacaggtcatcgaacagtaggggacaggaagtggcttaacgagcttaatctattcttcaatagatacgactccaagccaatgctccctccaccagcatgtcagacaacccccttctcctcacacaccaagacccaacccccaccgacctgcggtcaactgcaacctgactatctgatcctgcagaagtctcaggtgtgtagggaaatcaagaagattaaagcagacaaagctggaggacctgatggtataagtgcAAGGGTTCTTAaattgtgcagtgaccagctaggtggcattattacgcacatgtacaatatgagtctaaagctgggagtggtacctcgactgtggaaaacatcttgcgtggtaccagtcccaaagaaacccaacccaatggactacaatgactaccgacctgtagcactgacatcccacctgatgaaggtccaagagagactggtcctgacacacctacatcccctagtgagctccgctctggaccccctccagtttgcctatcggccaggcattggggtagatggcgtcatcatccaccttcttcatagagctctttctcacctagagaaacccgggaacaccgtcagaataatgttctttgacttctctagtgcgatcaacaccattcagccagggctactgagggaaaagctgaaccttggtggtgtggaccatcacctgtccaactggatcctagacttacctgacaaaccgccctcagtatgtgagagcccaggactgtgtgtctgacactgtgatctgtagtacaggggcaccacaatgtacagttcttgccccatttctcttcacactgtacactgctgactttaggcacaactcatccagttgttacttacagaagtactctgatgactctgctatagtaggccttatcactgatggtgacgatagggaatacagacttaaaccgggattttgttgaatggtgccagcagaaccagctcagaattaatgccgggaagaccaaggagatggtggtggactttagtaaatggagaggtgctccgaccccagtggagatccaagggacatgtattgagatagtcaggacctataagtatctggacgtgatcctcaataataaactagactgggctgatcacctggaggcgctgcacagaaagggccacagcagactctacctgctcaggaggctgagggccttcggagtccaggggacacttcttaggaccttctctgtggttgcttcagccatcttttttggtgtggcctgctgggggagcagtatatcaaccaaggacagaaatagacttgacaggctgatcaggagggccagctctgtcctgtggatccagtacaggtggttggtgacagaaggatactgtctgtggtgacctccatgccggagaacaaatcccaccccatgtatgggaccctgatgggacttggcagcactgtaagtgaccgtctgcttcatctcaagtgtgagaaggagctatcgcaggtccttccttccaaccgtgaccaggctgtataatctacatcaaaccaagcgaagatcactccgcgcagagaacgattatgacgatgaccatgaagtcttcctctttctcttccgtttctccttagctgctatggactcctaatatatcttctcttctcagcatatgtgtgtctacgtctgtaatatattactgtgtattatcctgtatctgtattactatgctgctgtaacatactgaaatttccccaatgtgggactattaaaggattatcttatcttatcttaataataataatattttttttagttatataacaccaacatattccacaggaaTCTACAAATCTTATTTTTAAAAACAATGCTTTGTAAGAAGAAAATTTTGATCTACTTATTTTCCCCTGCACTAGCTGCTTTGCTTCCTACAACCTTTACTAGAAGTTTGGACAGATCTGAAATCCACCTCCTGTTGCTTTGGTTTTGGCTCCATTTTCCCTTTTCATTGCAGATCTGCCTGTTCAGATTGACTGCTGTGTATTAGCACAAACTCTCCAGGAAtagaggtaccgtatttttcggactataagacgcacttttttccccaaaaatttgggggggaaagaagggtgcgtcttatagtccgaatgtggcgcctggcacccgccgtaatagagaggcagatgccgtcaagggatagacgctggcacaggtgacggggcctgagacatcgctgcgctcctctgccctgcatgaagccagcagcggcgatgctattccgctcctccgtccccccgccgctggcttcatgcagggcaggggagcgtagcgatgtctcaggccccggcacctgtgccagcgttattcctcgccggcatccgcctctctagtacagcggatgccgggtcagtatcggtggccccttctcccccggggccggtccccaccggccccatacctgtgaagttgcaggccggctcctgcgcggcgatatcgcaagagccgacctgttcgggtgacagccgggagcctaatgaggctccccgacctgtcacggctatattagtattatggctgggtctatgaccagccgtaatactaatagacagaatgtcctatagacggcaatacagttgtatcgccgtctatgggacttgcaatcaagtgaccgcaggttcaagcccccgggggggaataaaatagtaaaaaaaaaaaaaaaaaaaaaaagctttcacaatatataataaaaatatgaaataaataaaagttctaaatcacctcctgtccctagaatatatatataaaagtagaaaatcatatatcataaaccaccggtttttttttcaatacaaggtgatctaagcaatagatattccccaaaatggtataactaaaaagtacttctggccccgcaaaaaaaaccactctatgcgtccccgtacagctgcagggtcacctgtcaatgtggccttgcagctgttgcaaaactacaactcgcatatattaaatattttaccattttttgcttcaaaattttttttccctattttcctcctctaaaacctggtgcgtcttatagtaatatattaataataaaatacagaaataaggctaagctcacatcagtctgttgctctgatctgtCTTGTTCTTAACATGGCAGTGAATGATGATGGATGCAGATAGAATGTGCTCCTTCTGCATCCGACATAATAATAGTTTTTCAGTCTGATGCTATGATAGATGAACAATGGACTGATGAAAGCTTACCCTCCATTATAATACAATTATTTTATCCTTCTTTACAGTCTATATTAGCCTTATATACATCTCCATATTATATACTTCTCCATAATTCTCCGGATCTAGATTTGCAATAGACAGCTCCCAAAATCTGGAGTAATATAACATAAGtaatagggctgagccgatcttgagatttcaggatcgattttaaaatccgacttccgatcattttccagccgatcacgatcgtgaaatttgctcgatcaccaatcggaatccgatatttcccgatcccgatcgctcaaccctattccatgcttctctatgggaaaagtcacttttagactTGAGTTGATCTTGAGACTTCtatatctgatttctgatcattttccagccgatcccgatcgtgaaatttgctcgggcgacgatcggaatccgatctttcccgatcactcaaccctagaaaGTAACGTAAGTACCAGGAGTCTCAcatttaaaatggaaaaaaaagaacttgTGGGAGTTTAAGACAATGCATGGTTTTGTATACTGTTAATAAAACTATTAAGAAATAGAGGAACAGTTTATCTGAAATTCACAGACAATGTTGTATCtagcaaaaaaaaactttataaaataaagaatatggcataagaaaaaaaataagaataagtaaaaaaaaaatgtattagtaAAGAAGAAATCCAacaaatgaatgttttttttctattactaccTATTTCCTAACTCACTGGTCAGTGTAATATATCCGGTATAGACAGCACAGTACAGAATGATCTCTTATATATTTTAATGGCTTTTGTTATAATATATGATAAGAAGATTCCTCGGCACAGTGTGTTACCCTTGTGATGCTTGATACATCTGTACACGTCTTACCTGAGAGGTCCGTACCTTGTAAGGTGCTGCTGATCTCTTACAATCCCAGTATTTATAGTTTTAAGATGGCTGGTTATTAATCCCAATAGAGACATCACTAGACACAAAGGAGCAGATACATCATTGTAGAATAttcatattcttgtatatggtaTAATATCTAGGTCATTGCATCATTGACCTGTTTGCAATAATATTAAATCATTTAACCCTATAATAACTTATAAATTGACCTTATAAGGAGGGAGAGTGATGTGATCTTTATTTTGTAGTATATGGAGTGGGGTTGTCTGCTGATAGTTATCCAAAGATTCAGTAGactcagacattatatatatatatatatatatatatatatatatatatatatatatatatatatatataatgaagggtgtggtctgggaagacaggtacattccagccaggcacctaaagagtGTGtagtaaagactcacaccagggaggtcagctgactaatcaggccctaataacagtctgagtgtgaagactagcagggtggcaccacacagacagagttgaactgtccagaccggacctccaaagcaggtactgtgccacccgttgttgttgccaaggtgggagactcgtagccagtctcctgtttagtcagggaaaagtttccttatgtttaagttagttttctcagctgagaaggattttgttttttgtttaaccTGTGGCTTTTCAAATGCAGTGTATGCACTACATGTGGATAAAGCCTGAACTTTTGTGCAATCCACTGTCTGTGTCCctatttcctgcactgctacaggcatctacctgagcgattccccacatatggtgcttcggatgcgggcatacgtgcagtgagacatacacaagATGAAATAGAAAGCCACAGCTATGGAGGATACTGTGAAACAGCTGATACTGGCTAATCAGCAGCAGCAAGAGACTAACAAGCTGTTGCAGCAGAGGCATGTAGTGGCTAATGCAGCGCAACAAGAGGCTAACAGGCTGTTGCAGCAGGGACATGCAGAGGCCATTGCAGCGCAACAGGAGACCAACTGTCTTTTGGCCAAGCAGCTGTCCATGTTGCTGGCTGCTCAGCAAAAGGCCGACCCAGCAAAGCCAGAGTGGGATGCCAGAAAAGCGTTGCCAAGATGACATCAGAGGACGACGTAGAGGCCTATCTaactgggtttgaaagagtggccacccgtgagaggcttccactgcagctctgggcagaggtgttggctcctttcttagTTGCTGAGTCCCAGCAAACGTACTTTGACCTGAGTTAGCAGGATGCATGTGATTACCAGCGCGTGAAGGCAGAGATCCTGGCCcgactgggtgtggaccagaatgtCTGGGCTCAAAGAGTCAATGAGTGGGAATACCAGGAGGCGTTACCACCAAGGTCCCAAATGCACCACCTTGTCCATCTTGTCCGGAAGTGGCTCCAGCCGGAGACATTGACCCTAGCGCAGATTATGGAGCGGATTGTCGTACACCAGTACCTGAGATCTTTACCAAGTAAGATCCAGAGGTGGGTGGGGCATGGAGACCCAAGAAATGTCAATGcattggtggggttggtggagCGATACTGGGCTACGCAGTCCCTTGCGAAGGGGTGCCCCCAAATCCCGCAAGCTCCCAAGTCCCAGAGGGCCAATTTAtcttgggctccccaggataaggTAGTGACCCAGGGGAGAAGGACTGTCATCTGCTGGCAGTACCAGGGGCCATATTGCAGTTAATTGTCCCTGTGCCACTGAACTCATGGACTGCAGCCTAAGTCGGAGGAATGCTCTGCTGAACATGGCACATACTGGTGGGACTGTCACCTGATAATCCCCTTCTGGACTGCTATTCAAGACCTGATTAGAGACATATATAGCAGGACTTTCATAATCACCCCGTCCATGATATTTCTAAACCTGCTTACCTCTGCGTACCATTCAAGGAAAGACAGACTTGTTACCCATCTCCTTGCGGCAGCAAAATTGATTATTCCTCTATTCTGGCTACAGAAAATGTCCCTTCATTTACGCTATGGGAGGAAAAAGTCCCCCAAATTGCTCGTTTCGAGGAGCTTCTAAGTTGGACCTCGAGATCTAATGAGAGCTACAGAAAAATGTGGTCGCCTTGGCTTCTGCGCAATCTTATTAGACGATGATGGGAGTTGTGAATCACACTGTTACTCGACGTCTTTGGTGGAGCTCTCACTTACCAATTATTCTTACTtcttttttctctcctttttcttttctctttctgCGCTTTCTCACCTTCTATTCTTTCTTCATCTTATCCccctcccttcttccctcctctttCTCCTCATACACGACTGTTATGTTATTAATACCATATAGTCATATgaactatactgtatactgtactattACCTGTATATACTTTGCGCTACATTTGCTCATTTGCTGGGGTAAAGTACCTGTGATGACCTTTTGTTCTTTGTTCTTATCTCATACTGAGATATTGTGGCTCTGTGGAGTGGCTAACGCATCAAAATTCCTCCATGTTGCAAATTGTCTTAAGACTACTGGCAGCACCTAATCCAGGAAGGGTTAATTGTTCTCATGTACTGAAATTTACATTACAGAACTCATTCTGAGCTTGACCTCATTGGGATTTtggataaattattttattttaattacacTCTAGTCTCCGTAAGTATTTTTCTATCATCCTTTATTATTCTCTGTAAGATTGTAGGTTTGCTTAAAGAAGAACTTTCACCATCTCCATCAACCCTAGTTCTTAGCATATGTTAATAACTGCTCCTCCACTGATTCtcgcacagttggaattttttctctagcccccaccattcctgatcaatcactgctgttagttttggtgcctgatatgctatccaGACTttgtacagtcagaagggcgatgtcaggcagaagcagacaaggggtgtgattctgaggtctgacactggctgcctatgaTTGGAGATCTGATTCACACCGGATACCGCCTGTCcgacattacagagattaaatatcacatcaggcaccaaaattagctGCGCTTGTTGTTCAGGAGTGGTAagggctagaaagaaaattccaactggaaTAAGTGGAGAGGtgcctattaaaggggctctatcttgggaaaagtcatttttagataagcacatccttgcatagcttttagtatgtaaattacctcagtagattttgtataagtccgtttttattcacatacTAATGAGCTTCagccgtgcaccggaagtgtctgtgtgcactgtctgctctatgtgtatgcacagcagagatgagtcatcagcacagcagcctctgccatacacacacatagagcagacagtgcacacagacacttccggtgcacggtcaaagctcattagcatgtaaataaaaacagacttattcaaacactactgaagtaatctacatactaaaggtacatgtgaaatagcttttctaaaggctatgcaaggatgttcttatctaaaaatgacttttaccaatgatagagcccaatgatagatgctaagaacttgaattggtggaggtggtcctctttaagtgcacaGGTAGTCAAAGATGCACTACATAAGCAAAAGAACCATGGTGAATATCTCTGTATCCCATGTGAACGTATTGCCCATCTGAAGGCTCATATTAAAGAACTGGAATAGCAAATCCCAGCTCTAAGGTCTTATTCATCTAAAATACTACTAGCTGTATGGTGGCAGGTTTTTTGTAACTGCCGTCAAGGGACCCTTTTACCATGTCCTATCTTTGCCTGTTTTCAGGGATCTCTCAAAAAATTAATTTCAatgaaggatccatgaaaatgggt includes the following:
- the LOC142202867 gene encoding olfactory receptor 1500-like, giving the protein MLGNETFYGDFTLQTFSGPHSSSIVLILGIFLMYLLSVLGNLIIIVVVCLSSHLHTLMYFFLCNLSIQDLASVSNVLPKLLVIQVTGETQISFLECLTQMFAFAACAESEFFLLAFMAYDRYVAICIPLRYSIIMNKRVYVTLALLSWIVSFLNSSLYVILISHLTFCDTKLISHFFCDIKALIKISCSDITLVNKMMWIEEGIIGFLPFAMILTSYAFIISTIVKLKTSATRLKVFSSCSSHLTVVFLFCGTSLSLYLKPDSKDSSELDMSLSLLYVGVVPALNPLVYSLRNREVLKVLRISQIIN